The nucleotide window CCTGTTTCACGACATAGATGGCGAGGCATAAAGTCGATATAACAGTGAACTCTTTGGGTTTGAGAGCAACATAAATCTTGAATAGTCAAATACAAAAGCAACCAGAAGATAAAAGAGTTAAAGAATCTGATACGAAAATCACGTCATCAATCATGAGCGGGTATACCTTCATATGCGGATAAAAACAATATCCGCAGATATCCACGAAATTACTAGAACAGATATcgaaaatactcgaacagatatcgaAAACTCTTGAACAGATATcgaaaaatactcgaacagatatctacaaatactcgaacatatatcaagaaatactcgaacaatataTCAACAAATACCAAAACAATAGCATTAACTGAATCAACTGAATATGTTGTGTCTAATATTCAACGCAAGATAAGAGTGTCCTAAACCAAACCCATCTACAATGCGAATTTAATAAGCACTCATTTCGGGTTATAATGCCAATATAGAGGAAGAATGACGACAGAGATGGGATTGCCCACAATGACAAAGAATGCCCAAGGAAAGGCAGCTCGACTAGACCTCGTGAAGAAACACCTGCAATGTAAAAccttattataaaaataataaaaaaataaaaaaataggatAAGGAGGACTTATTGGGAAAATGGTAAAAGGatggagaaaaaaatatatagtagAGGGGTTTAAATAGAAATTGAAGTTATGTGAgggttaaaaagaaaagaaaaaaaaataaaatagattaAGTGGGTGAAGGTCTGCAAGTCGCAGACCTTCACCgaacaaagaagaaacaaaaagaagggGAAGTGACCGTGCACTTCCCCCACCACTCAAAACCAAATTCCGGCAAGATTTCCTGTGAGAATTCCGGTCAGCAAGGGTGTTCAAGGTTATAGTCTACACCCCACTTCATTAGCTTGTAAAAGAGAAGAGAGTAAGGTAAGTTTttacaaaaattgaagttagggttttgtgggtttggttAAGTTCATGAGATTGACGTTTTGAGTACTTAAACTTCTGAATTTATCATGAGTTATGAATCATAATTTCAGATTTGAACTTGGATTGGAGATTTGTGTTGACCAAGAGGAGATTGGACTAGAGATTAAAGAGTTGGGCAAGGTAAGTGATTACTTTGAAATTAGGAACAaattatggagagaattgatgaaattgatgataTGGAAAGATAAATTTAGTTGTATGTGTGTATGGTGTAGGTTATTGAACTTGGAAGATTGGTGGCTAGAGTTGTGGTGAGATTTTactcaaacgaggtagggatttttttACCCTCAATTTCGAACACTTCGGCTACCCGAATTATGGTTAATTTCATTAGTTTCCACctttttgttcaaggggaaacaaaccttggatTGTGTGCTATTGAGAACTCAAATTGCTATGTTGTGTGTTTAATGTTGAATGCATTACCCGTGGACACTCggtcatctatcgagtagtcgatACTCTTGAGCACATGTTTTAGTGAATTTGCGCGCAAATAaatttagttgcataacattAATGTGTGATGTTGCATTGTGCATGGTGAAAGTGGAGGATTGGATTGTGGCATGTACGTCAACgtgtactagtggttccggttatttggctctagtgacacggGTGATGGTACTTGTATGAACATGAACTAGTGGTTCCGGCTAATTGGCTCTAGCGACATGTCTCAGTTAGATGTAAGAATTGCATTTGTTTGATGACATGACATTTTGTTGCATTGTGTTACTTTTTAAAGGATTTTGGccttattctttattttatgctcctattcgatatccctactgagcctcctgctcaccgttTCATTTTTCCCCCttcctcaggtgatataggtactagcgctagtgctccgactacggatcagcaggGAGGCGAGTGACATGGATGGCCTGGACTAGTGTTGGTGTAGTGGTTTGCTTTTATTATGTTTATGTTATGGATGAATAATGATTTTGGTTGGTTAGGCCTGAGGCCTTGGTATGTACATGCGTATAGGGATTTATGATTTGGGATGATATGGTCTGAGACCCTAGATGATTATTTTGGTGGTATGGGAATTGTGTGGTTTAACTTGCTATAATTTGTGCAGGGGGCATTCTCCGAAAtacggggaggtgctgccggatttttgtttaaattttgttACTTTTAAAATTGTGGATTAAGTTGATTTGAGTCCCTGTTTTAGGTggcggcacgtgggtgcacacacgtgttgccaATATGTCACGTTCTTGGGACGGGGCGTGacaagttggtatcggagccaggttggCTCTATGTAGGACCTAAGGGTTGGGTCCCGTATgattatttgtgtgtgtatggGTGAGTATTTGTGTAACGTATGATATGTGAATAGTGTGTGTGGTATGTCCAGGCCACGTCACGACCTCCGCTGTTCCGGTATGTATTCGAATCCCGTAAATCCTCGTATGTTATGACAATATTGAACGTTGGTTATTTATGTTGTGTTTGTAGATGGACACGCATAGGAATGTTCGTTCCCTCGAGTCCCAGGATCAGGGGCGTGGACGCGGGGGTGTTAGGACCCGTGGTGGTAGGCGGGGCGGTGGTCGCGGTCGAGGAGCTGGGCGGGGACGCGGTGAACAAAGGATACCCGCTCCTGTGATAGTTCCTGAATTACCTACGTGGAGTAGGGTGCAACAGAGGGGAAGGCGCACTATGGTGAGGAATTCTGAGGAGGCAGAGAATCCTGCAGTGAATATGGCAGGTGGAGAGGGAGTGGTTCCTGAGGCTACACCAACTCAGGGGCAAACTTTATCAACTACTCAAATGCACCAACTCAGGTGGCTTCGATGTTTGAGGCTCAAATGCAAGTGATAAAAGAGATGTCAGAGGTGATGAAGAATATTACACAGGGTAGTCAGATACGAACTGGATTGGATACTCGTGGTGTGGTGGAGGGTCAGACCTCGGGGGAGGTTGACAGAATTCAACGACAAATAAGTGAGGTGGATCGACTTCGCAAGTTGGAACCTCCTAAATTTCACGGTGACACAGATGTTGCAAAAGCTTATACCTGGATCCGAGAGATGACTAGACGATTGGATTCCCTGGGTATTCCGGATGAGAGGCGGGGAATGGTAGCCTCGTACTTCCTGAAGGACAAGGCTTATGATTGGTGGTATGCTCTGGGCGAGGGAGTTCTTAACTTTGTTACAGAAACCGGAGGAGTCAGTGGCAGACTACAGCTACAAGTTCGAGGAGTTATATGAATTTGGGAAGATGTATGCCCCGGATGAGGAGAGCAAGGCGGAGAGATTTAGGCAAGGTTTGATACCGAATGTAGGTGCACCGTTGGCTAGTATGAAGATTGTTACCTATGATGATATGCGGGAGGAAGCTTTGAAGCAGGAGCAGATTAATAAAGATTCAAGGAAGTATTGGGATACTTTTAGTGGTCAATCCTTAAGTGGTAGTACTGGAGGGACTCTTAGAGGACAGAGGCAGGGGTGGTCTGGTCAGAAGAGGCAGAGGACAGACAGTCAGACTTCACAGAGCAGGTCTGGACAGAGCAATGGAGGGCAGAGGTCCCAGGGAGGTAGAGGATCACAGCAGGGACCGAGGGCTTGTTTTCGATGTGGACAGACGGGTCATGTTAGGCACCAGTGGACTACTTCTGGACCTGAATATTTTGAGTATGGCAAGATAGGCCATATGCGGGCAGATTGTCCACAGAGGAGGAGAGACACACAGCAGAGGTCTGGGGTTTCATCGGCTGCTTCCACACCTACTACCCCTCGTGCACCATCGGTTTCCTCAGGTGACTCTGTTGGAAGAGGACAATCATAGACCTGGACACAGCAGTAGCAGTCACAGCTTCAGCATGCATTGACTCAGGGGAGAGTATTTGCCTTAGGGCACCAGATAGGGTCTGAGCATCCAAACTTCGTTGGAGGTACttttcttgtttcaaactgTTTAGTGAGAGTATTGTTTGATTCTGGTGCGACTGCAGCTTTCATTACTGCATCCTTGGCAAAGTCAATAGAATTAGAAGTGTCCCCAATAAGACGAATGTTTGCGGTGACTTCCCCATTTGGGTACACTACTTCACTTGAGGGGATGGTGGAAGGAGTTGTGTGTAGATTTGGTGAAATAGAATTGATGGTGAATTTATATGTCCTCGATTTTAAAGACTTTGATGTAATTTTGGATGTAGACTGGTTGACAAAACATAGAGCTATTATTGATTTTTGGATGCGTAAAATTACCTTGAATGGGGTGATTAAATTACAATGGTCTAAAGGAGTGCCATGTTTGCACTTCCTGGAAAATCATGCACATGCGGATTGTCTTGTAGCAAGCTTGACCACTTCGGCACCGAGTGGCGATGTAGCCAAGTCGATACTGGTGGTTGAGGAATTTATGGATGTATTTCCGGAGGACTCGCCGGGGATACCATCAAGGAGAGAGATAGAGTTTACTATTGAGTTGGTTTCGGACACTAAACCAATTTCTATTGCTCCTTACCGAATGGCACCGGCGGAGTTGAGGGAATTGGGGACTCAGCTGAAAGATTTAGAGTCAAAGGGGTTTATTAGACTGAGCGTTTCTCCGTGGGGCACTCTGGTGttatttgtgaagaagaaagatggaacTTTGAGAATGTGTATTGATTACCGGCAACTCAATCGGGTGACTGTGAAGAATAAGTACCCATTGCCGAGaatcaatgatttgt belongs to Tripterygium wilfordii isolate XIE 37 chromosome 2, ASM1340144v1, whole genome shotgun sequence and includes:
- the LOC120017289 gene encoding uncharacterized protein LOC120017289, producing the protein MTTEMGLPTMTKNAQGKAARLDLVKKHLQYLHRTKKKQKEGEVTVHFPHHSKPNSGKISCENSGQQGCSRFELGLEICVDQEEIGLEIKELGKVIELGRLVARVVVRFYSNEMDTHRNVRSLESQDQGRGRGGVRTRGGRRGGGRGRGAGRGRGEQRIPAPVIVPELPTWSRVQQRGRRTMVRNSEEAENPAVNMAGGEGVVPEATPTQGQTLSTTQMHQLRWLRCLRLKCK